Proteins encoded together in one Oreochromis aureus strain Israel breed Guangdong linkage group 23, ZZ_aureus, whole genome shotgun sequence window:
- the LOC120436306 gene encoding uncharacterized protein LOC120436306 yields MNHSLCPWIFNLTDCCLVICKLHIAARAFNLEILIANCFPLMITISYHISRTVFETLHCSNMEQDRLVGRGNLHRRGGGAPRQRGGHRQRGRGGGAQRTIISNEVRAIIVDHVVNRGFTMAEAARLVQPNLQRSTVSSIIQTFRQENRINRRQPGGGRPRVLTDQQELAVVEMVRARNDIRLSEIKQAIENSNDTFANVPSISLPTIARLLKKHQVSMKQIYLVPFERNNVRVKQLRSEYIQRVMELDAAVNHHKYIFVDEAGFNLAKLDAEDVTLLDKGLPSKSLDNVGKHLNVCSYI; encoded by the exons ATGAATCATTCATTATGTCCATGGATTTTCAACTTGACTGATTGTtgtctggtcatttgtaagTTACACATTGCTGCAAGAGCTTTCAATCTAGAAATACTAATTGCTAATTGTTTCCCCCTGATGATCACAATTAGTTACCATATAAGTAGAACTGTGTTTGAGACTTTGCACTGTTCAAATATGGAGCAGGATAGACTCGTAGGGAGAGGAAACCTTCATCGAAGAGGTGGTGGTGCTCCTCGACAGAGAGGTGGgcacagacaaagaggaagaggtgGTGGTGCTCAACGCACCATCATCTCTAATGAAGTCCGGGCCATCATTGTTGACCATGTGGTTAACAGAGGCTTTACCATGGCTGAGGCTGCCAGGTTGGTACAGCCTAATTTACAAAGGTCAACTGTCAGCTCTATCATCCAAACTTTTCGCCAAGAAAACCG AATTAACAGGAGACAACCTGGTGGTGGTCGCCCACGTGTTTTGACTGACCAGCAGGAGTTGGCTGTGGTGGAAATGGTCAGGGCAAGGAATGACATACGGCTGTCTGAAATCAAACAGGCTATTGAGAACAGCAATGACACCTTTGCCAATGTGCCATCAATTAGCCTTCCAACGATTGCCCGGCTTTTGAAGAAGCACCAAGTTTCCATGAAACAAATTTACTTGGTTCCTTTTGAGAGGAACAATGTCCGGGTGAAACAACTGCGTTCAGAATATATTCAG AGGGTGATGGAGCTGGACGCTGCTGTGAATCATCACAAGTATATTTTCGTTGATGAGGCCGGTTTCAATCTGGCAAAACTAGACGCAGAGGACGTAACCTTATTGGACAAAGGGCTACCATCCAAGTCCCTGGACAACGTGGGGAAACATCTCAATGTGTGCAGCTATATCTGA